The Deltaproteobacteria bacterium genome includes a region encoding these proteins:
- a CDS encoding efflux RND transporter periplasmic adaptor subunit, whose product AYPDKIFPGRVSVIRNAPITVQNVVTYDVVVLVPNPDKILKPGMTANVSIITAEKNNVLAVPNAALRFRPPEKANAAKKAPELKPPEGKEPERKGPVVWRLENNKPKRVSITVGISDGSNTEVVAGELKAGEEVIVLAVDNKTKAGSSFTGRLLH is encoded by the coding sequence ACGCCTATCCCGACAAAATATTCCCGGGCCGCGTGTCGGTAATCAGAAATGCCCCCATAACCGTCCAGAATGTGGTCACTTATGACGTCGTCGTTTTGGTGCCCAACCCGGATAAAATTCTGAAACCGGGGATGACAGCCAATGTCTCCATCATCACGGCAGAAAAAAACAATGTGCTGGCAGTGCCGAATGCCGCGCTCCGTTTCCGGCCGCCGGAAAAGGCCAATGCTGCTAAAAAAGCACCGGAGCTCAAGCCGCCGGAGGGTAAAGAGCCGGAGCGTAAGGGGCCTGTTGTTTGGCGATTGGAAAATAACAAACCAAAGCGGGTAAGTATCACCGTGGGTATCAGCGACGGCAGTAATACCGAAGTTGTCGCAGGCGAACTGAAGGCCGGGGAAGAAGTAATCGTTTTGGCAGTGGACAACAAAACCAAGGCGGGCAGCTCGTTTACCGGAAGGTTGCTCCATTAA
- a CDS encoding ABC transporter ATP-binding protein, with product MALIETQDLSRTYDLGGGNIVRALYGVSVKIEKAEFVAIMGPSGSGKSTFMNILGCLDHATAGRCLLDNIDVEGMDRDELARVRNEKLGFVFQGFNLLPRTSALENVELPLLYGNIPVAERKRRALAALQTMGLTGWEKHHPNQLSGGQQQRVAIARALVNNAPLILADEPTGNLDTKTSGEIMDLFVKLNEEKGITVVLVTHEPDIAAYSRRIIRFLDGRILSDEAVKKK from the coding sequence ATGGCCCTGATTGAAACACAAGACCTTTCGAGGACTTACGATCTTGGCGGCGGCAATATCGTCCGCGCTCTTTATGGTGTGTCGGTCAAGATCGAAAAGGCCGAGTTTGTTGCCATCATGGGACCGTCGGGATCGGGCAAATCAACCTTTATGAATATTCTGGGCTGTCTGGATCATGCCACCGCCGGGCGCTGCCTTTTGGACAACATTGACGTTGAGGGCATGGACCGGGATGAATTAGCCCGGGTCCGCAATGAAAAATTAGGCTTTGTCTTTCAGGGGTTTAATCTCCTGCCGCGGACTTCCGCGCTGGAAAATGTCGAATTGCCGTTGCTTTACGGGAATATCCCGGTTGCGGAAAGAAAACGCCGGGCTTTGGCTGCTCTGCAAACCATGGGTCTTACGGGCTGGGAAAAACATCATCCCAATCAATTGTCCGGGGGGCAACAGCAACGGGTAGCCATTGCCAGGGCGCTCGTCAACAATGCGCCTCTCATCCTGGCCGATGAACCGACCGGCAACCTGGACACGAAAACAAGCGGTGAGATAATGGATCTTTTCGTCAAGCTGAACGAGGAGAAAGGCATTACTGTTGTTCTCGTCACCCATGAACCCGATATAGCCGCCTACA